From a single Nakaseomyces glabratus chromosome F, complete sequence genomic region:
- the MIM1 gene encoding Mim1p (CAGL0F01221g~Ortholog(s) have role in mitochondrial outer membrane translocase complex assembly, protein import into mitochondrial outer membrane and integral component of mitochondrial outer membrane localization) — protein MIRENSVLSTSTSSSDLRELEEVEASDVRGVRWVLRYLVGSSINLVLPFLNGLMLGFGELVAHELCWQYKWFYHGRDSAHKIFPVSRKLQAPAQTHEQDQEHISKAQHGYARLRERWTSMKSKFL, from the coding sequence ATGATACGTGAGAACAGTGTGTTGTCTACTTCTACATCTTCGAGCGATCTGCGGGAGCTCGAGGAAGTGGAGGCGTCTGATGTGCGCGGGGTGCGCTGGGTGCTGCGGTACCTGGTGGGCAGCTCGATCAACCTGGTGCTTCCGTTCCTGAACGGTCTGATGCTCGGGTTCGGTGAGCTGGTGGCGCACGAGCTGTGCTGGCAGTACAAGTGGTTCTACCACGGCCGGGACAGCGCGCACAAGATATTCCCTGTGTCGCGGAAATTGCAAGCTCCGGCTCAAACCCACGAGCAAGATCAAGAGCACATAAGCAAGGCACAGCATGGGTACGCACGTCTGCGGGAAAGATGGACCTCCATGAAGAGCAAGTTCCTGTGA
- the PRE6 gene encoding proteasome core particle subunit alpha 4 (CAGL0F01199g~Ortholog(s) have role in establishment of cell polarity, proteasomal ubiquitin-independent protein catabolic process, proteasome-mediated ubiquitin-dependent protein catabolic process), which produces MSGYDRALSIFSPDGHIFQVEYALEAVKRGTCAVGLKGKDCVVLGCERRSTLKLQDTRVIASKVLPIDSHLVLSFAGLNADSRILVNMARVEAQSHRLTLEDPVTVEYMARYVAGVQQKYTQSGGVRPFGVSTLIAGFDPRDTENPRLYQTEPSGIYSSWCAQAIGRNSKTVREFLEKNYNREEPPSNKEECIRLTVKALLEVVQTGAKNIEITVVEPNNQVRALTNEEIAKYVETIEQEKQQEQERRKAKSQE; this is translated from the coding sequence ATGAGTGGTTACGATAGGGCGTTGTCTATATTCTCGCCGGACGGGCACATTTTCCAAGTGGAGTATGCGCTGGAGGCCGTGAAGCGTGGTACCTGTGCTGTTGGTTTGAAAGGGAAGGACTGTGTAGTGCTGGGGTGTGAGCGTCGGTCGACGCTGAAGCTGCAAGACACCAGGGTTATTGCGTCGAAGGTGTTGCCCATCGACTCGCACCTGGTGCTCTCGTTCGCGGGCCTGAATGCGGACTCCCGTATCCTTGTGAACATGGCGCGTGTGGAGGCACAGAGCCACAGATTGACGCTGGAGGACCCCGTGACAGTCGAGTACATGGCCCGCTACGTCGCCGGCGTGCAGCAGAAATACACCCAGTCCGGAGGTGTGAGGCCCTTCGGTGTCTCGACGCTGATCGCAGGGTTCGACCCAAGGGACACAGAGAACCCAAGACTGTACCAGACAGAGCCCAGCGGTATCTACTCCTCCTGGTGCGCACAGGCCATCGGCAGAAACAGCAAGACAGTGAGGGAGTTCTTGGAGAAAAACTACAACAGAGAAGAGCCACCAAGCAATAAAGAAGAGTGCATAAGGCTCACAGTTAAAGCACTGCTGGAAGTCGTGCAGACCGGTGCCAAGAACATCGAAATCACAGTGGTCGAGCCAAACAACCAAGTGAGAGCACTAACTAACGAAGAAATTGCCAAGTACGTCGAAACCATAGAACAAGAGAAAcagcaagaacaagaacGGAGAAAGGCCAAATCCCAGGAATAG
- a CDS encoding uncharacterized protein (CAGL0F01177g~Ortholog of S. cerevisiae : YOL036W and Saccharomyces cerevisiae S288C : YOL036W): MTNPMSNEVPAATSSPTSGLTAVNSHLHDIKEEKEDHENTVIHHSPVDYIPEIEEETRLDDTGDVSIESQDMINDTAEGDAEEEEKKLTNSFDELSLLPPLPHNDLSFDVIRAQQLENMENAAALQELDQRGMLLPEHTRNGLDALAESPESILRAHSSNSPDRSASPPHRMPSLRSSTPLSPIVVPSAVKDSRTSKMILDDLVSNNDELINIQSSLDYNLKNSQELNVEEIQYPLENPNTSFDLSKALEIPNSSSSLGNKGSSPLNTTQESNISVPPSPKITSPKASLKKKFSNTLLTTGGELPNINTNTNGNINGILTSQKHSPTEFPQLSKVATATSNTSLASHSATPVQARTSISSRPRRSTSITNSVQRLVLETANNDTKKPLTERKPSLKRYTSSINTPNTDLDNVSRLEAQLYNLPAVTGTISRAPSVNSGRARSQSQSVQQKLGSTDMQPLGLAISTTDLNSIDSKTKRPPFLRRASSALMRKASMKMGNENASSPMSPVTPLPTPVTAIDKKPYIRSTLGRQLSSTSIATDANIDYSGKTGRNVSTPLMRTSSFSHKMKRGLTRIMSTNGSSARISNKPPAEVVPSRHSQDFLRHTVPDNNSTIDNYTLRNGSNGDNSDNSVLYMAVDKRYNGAVPKSNSADSANMDYFNFPKTEIIDPNFKTMAIDMDAWKSQVPVINVTDGTSINMPARPRFDTECSKVFCLENVNVPRHNSNNSTPLSVSTNSSQAKSNTKEENQPDSIKVMDLKDYIKFLFKQKTLEDSTYEKIEKQFMESGWCSNSDLVNIRHKRYSVNKKWDDVINFYQSKVG, encoded by the coding sequence ATGACTAATCCTATGAGTAACGAGGTACCTGCCGCCACCAGCAGTCCGACTTCCGGACTGACAGCAGTAAACTCACATCTTCATGACATAAAAGAGGAGAAAGAGGATCACGAAAACACTGTAATACACCATTCTCCTGTTGATTATATACCCGAGATCGAGGAAGAAACAAGGCTCGACGATACAGGAGATGTTTCAATAGAGAGCCAAGACATGATAAATGACACCGCAGAAGGTGAcgctgaagaagaagaaaaaaagctGACGAACAGTTTTGATGAATTATCATTGTTACCACCGTTGCCACATAACGATTTATCATTTGACGTGATAAGAGCACAACAACTGGAGAACATGGAGAATGCAGCAGCTCTACAAGAACTGGATCAACGTGGCATGCTATTACCGGAACATACTCGCAACGGATTAGATGCACTAGCTGAAAGTCCTGAATCTATTTTGAGAGCACATTCTTCGAATTCACCAGATCGTTCAGCATCTCCTCCCCATAGAATGCCATCCTTGAGATCATCTACTCCACTGTCACCAATCGTTGTACCTAGTGCTGTTAAAGATAGTAGAACTTCCAAAATGATCTTGGATGATCTCGTCTCGAACAATGACGAACTGATAAATATACAGTCCTCGTTAGATTATAATTTGAAGAATAGCCAGGAATTAAACGTTGAAGAGATACAGTATCCATTGGAAAATCCTAATACATCATTTGATTTATCAAAAGCATTAGAAATACCAAATTCGTCTTCATCTCTCGGGAATAAGGGCTCATCTCCATTGAATACTACTCAGGAAAGCAATATAAGTGTTCCACCTTCACCAAAGATCACAAGTCCAAAGGcttctttgaagaaaaagttTTCAAATACTCTATTAACAACTGGTGGCGAGCTACCTAATATtaacacaaacacaaacgGCAACATTAATGGAATACTCACGTCTCAAAAACATTCCCCGACAGAATTTCCACAACTAAGTAAAGTTGCCACGGCGACGTCGAACACATCACTGGCTTCGCACTCAGCAACACCTGTTCAAGCAAGAACATCAATTTCTAGCAGACCAAGAAGAAGCACTTCAATAACGAATTCAGTACAGAGGCTTGTCCTTGAGACAGCTAACAACGATACAAAAAAACCATTGACAGAGAGAAAGCCATCGCTTAAGCGGTATACTAGTAGTATAAACACACCGAATACGGATCTAGATAATGTGTCCAGACTAGAAGCTCAACTATACAATCTACCAGCCGTAACAGGAACAATATCTAGGGCACCTTCGGTAAATTCTGGGAGAGCAAGGTCACAATCTCAATCAGTCCAACAAAAACTAGGCAGTACTGATATGCAGCCATTAGGCTTGGCAATAAGTACAACAGACCTGAATAGTATAGATTCTAAGACTAAACGACCTCCATTTCTCCGAAGGGCTTCAAGTGCTTTAATGAGGAAAGCCTCCATGAAAATGGGCAACGAAAATGCCAGTTCACCAATGTCACCCGTCACACCTTTACCTACACCAGTGACTGCCATTGATAAAAAGCCATATATCAGATCAACCTTGGGACGACAATTGAGCAGTACAAGCATAGCAACCGATGCGAATATTGATTACTCTGGGAAAACTGGTAGAAATGTTTCAACACCATTAATGCGCACATCCTCATTCAGTCATAAGATGAAGCGTGGATTAACTAGAATTATGAGCACTAATGGATCTAGTGCTAGAATTTCTAACAAACCACCTGCTGAAGTTGTACCATCTAGACACAGTCAAGATTTTCTAAGACATACAGTACCTGATAATAACAGCACCATAGACAACTACACTTTAAGAAATGGAAGTAATGGAGATAATTCAGATAACTCTGTTTTGTATATGGCCGTTGATAAGAGATACAATGGTGCGGTACCAAAGTCGAATTCCGCTGACTCTGCGAACATGGactatttcaatttcccCAAGACTGAGATAATCGATCCAAATTTCAAGACTATGGCCATAGATATGGATGCTTGGAAATCGCAAGTGCCTGTTATCAACGTTACAGATGGCACTTCGATCAACATGCCAGCTCGTCCGAGGTTTGACACAGAATGTTCAAAAGTGTTCTGTTTAGAGAATGTTAATGTACCGAGACataacagcaacaacagtaCGCCATTATCAGTCTCAACAAATAGCTCTCAGGCTAAATCAAATACTAAGGAAGAGAACCAGCCAGATAGTATCAAAGTGATGGATCTGAAAGATTACATCAAGTTCCTTTTCAAACAGAAGACACTTGAAGATAGTACCTATGAAAAGATAGAGAAGCAATTCATGGAAAGTGGTTGGTGCTCTAACTCCGATTTGGTGAATATCAGACATAAGAGATACTCTGTGAACAAAAAATGGGACGATGTGATCAATTTCTATCAAAGCAAAGTTGGCTAA